In the Mytilus trossulus isolate FHL-02 chromosome 1, PNRI_Mtr1.1.1.hap1, whole genome shotgun sequence genome, one interval contains:
- the LOC134711009 gene encoding caveolin-1-like, whose amino-acid sequence MADLDMEHRDPNAMNDHVKVMFEDVLAEPDGAHSIDCVWNLSYKCFNGGKNCCYKLLTTLCGLCIALQWGCTFAQLTFGQVWCFTPGLRFCSIYAGCCQKVIGIFVSCCMAPFCETCGLLFSKINITKS is encoded by the exons ATGGCGGATCTTGATATGGAACACCGAGATCCTAACGCTATGAACGACCATGTTAAG gTCATGTTTGAAGACGTTTTGGCAGAGCCAGACGGAGCCCATAGCATTGACTGCGTTTGGAACCTCAGCTATAAGTGCTTCAACGGGGgaaaaaattgttgttataaGTTACTGACAACCCTGTGTGGTCTGTGTATTGCTTTACAGTGGGGATGTACGTTTGCACAACTTACATTTGGACAGGTTTGGTGCTTTACACCTGGATTAAGATTTTGCTCTATTTATGCTGGTTGTTGCCAGAAAGTTATTGGTATCTTTGTATCATGCTGCATGGCACCATTCTGTGAAACATGTGGGCTACTgttcagtaaaataaatattacaaaaagttAG
- the LOC134710999 gene encoding caveolin-3-like — MADIDLSRRDPNDLNSHIKVEFEDVLGEPDGAQSFDKVWIFSYKCYRCGLGCCYKLLTLLCGLCIALYWGCTFACLTFEHVWCWTPYMRCFSIFAGACQKFIGIMMNCCIAPFCETCGLFFSKITVQNKN, encoded by the exons ATGGCGGATATTGATCTCAGCAGAAGGGACCCGAATGATTTGAATAGCCAtatcaag GTTGAATTTGAGGACGTATTAGGAGAACCAGATGGTGCCCAAAGTTTTGACAAAGTATGGATATTTTCATACAAATGCTACCGATGTGGACTAGGCTGCTGTTACAAGTTACTCACCTTGCTATGTGGATTGTGTATTGCTCTGTATTGGGGATGTACCTTTGCGTGCTTAACCTTTGAGCATGTATGGTGCTGGACACCATATATGAGATGCTTTTCAATCTTTGCTGGGGCATGCCAGAAATTTATTGGAATCATGATGAACTGTTGCATTGCGCCATTCTGTGAAACATGTGGGTTGTTTTTTAGCAAAATAAcagttcaaaacaaaaattaa